One Novosphingobium sp. G106 DNA segment encodes these proteins:
- a CDS encoding GTP-binding protein, with product MLFASGAINRQGSVEAGTTVGDASPEARARRGSTEINLMHLDYLGDHFALIDMPGGTGFAADGLAALQSADMALVVIDPAPERAALAEPMLRRLDELGVPHAIFVNKIENARAGAIRDLIAELQPMSGEPLALRQIPVREGEHVTGYVDLAMERAAYRYRPGKEIGTNRNPRRTARARARGARPSARDAGRFRRRAARDLADGRNARSVTGHGRPRDRYGDGQGRAHVLLGSAALTGGGVHRLLELLRRKCPGPRSPRSGSASRTARAARVQDRQRRRHEPARARPRARCRIPRGATS from the coding sequence ACCACGGTCGGCGATGCCAGCCCCGAGGCGCGGGCCCGCCGCGGTTCGACCGAAATCAACCTCATGCATCTCGATTACCTGGGCGACCACTTCGCCCTGATCGACATGCCCGGCGGCACCGGCTTCGCCGCCGACGGCCTCGCCGCGCTGCAGTCCGCTGACATGGCACTCGTCGTGATCGACCCCGCGCCCGAGCGCGCGGCGCTGGCCGAACCGATGCTGCGCCGGCTCGACGAACTGGGCGTGCCGCATGCCATCTTCGTCAACAAGATCGAGAACGCCCGCGCGGGCGCAATCCGCGACCTGATCGCCGAACTGCAGCCGATGAGCGGCGAGCCGCTGGCGCTGCGCCAGATTCCCGTTCGCGAGGGCGAGCACGTCACCGGCTATGTCGATCTCGCGATGGAGCGCGCCGCCTACCGCTACCGGCCGGGCAAAGAGATCGGAACGAATCGAAATCCCCGGCGAACTGCTCGAGCGCGAGCGCGAGGAGCGCGGCCATCTGCTCGAGACGCTGGCCGATTTCGACGACGCGCTGCTCGAGACCTTGCTGATGGACGAAACGCCCGATCCGTCACTGGTCATGGCCGACCTCGCGATCGATACGGCGACGGGCAAGGTCGTGCCCACGTGCTGCTCGGCTCGGCGGCGCTGACCGGCGGCGGCGTGCACCGGCTGCTCGAGCTTCTGCGCCGGAAGTGCCCAGGCCCGAGATCGCCGCGATCCGGCTCGGCGTCGAGAACAGCACGCGCTGCACGTGTTCAAGATCGCCAACGGCGGCGCCATGAGCCGGCTCGCGCTCGGCCGCGTGCTCGGTGCAGGATCCCACGAGGGGCGACGAGTTGA